One stretch of Thermococcus sp. DNA includes these proteins:
- a CDS encoding PKD domain-containing protein yields the protein MKRREFLGVFVLAVMLFSLGVPGAGAWQADLISGLRGGTVVADEEIIIGDRKDVMYVYEDEKGELMRSFDRAFQKWDEMAAGDVNGDGKAEIVHADRSADKIYVYDLNGRVLSKRSTDFEVGDDIAVGDLNGDGRAEIVHADRSNWIKIYTGELSLLNSFKVEQFADGDSIAIGDLNGDRKGEIIHADDSENLITVYDMYGNALMSFSVDDYFDLKPRDEMATGDVNLDGVDKIVIATRDTPNQGVHIFYADLGRGKAGEIGKFTMTFKKGDRIAVGDVNTDVAEEIVWASQSGKVKVFNMAGDMLNGPEGFKTKFTYGAGLAIGDLDGNSIKVGTPSKATMYVDKKLIAVINAPPVDYDVINETGLFYSQYRTTTSSTIKGSVKSVSDTTISTGLSLSGSIPGLSISANLDFSAQQTLQRERGDAYTEEISYEITADMSDGALYVTTAYDVYEFPIIDPPELAVIDGEQQYILVTVPRGPPVVSFLEYESPIHRIGDITTYPERPESLIGYDVNTVLGSFTMEAGEVGKRYERLMRQLNWERSTNSFKTTVSAGLVTSGGAFLQGTQYIKGTYSSEKVVTHEVSFSNETKIVVEYRGRIGEPEKRYTVTGYIYRDVEEGYLVLDYVVSDMGDYYWNRKWSPILIDLGLFQLSYDLFLSMNAPPKCTLRTSPESGQFPLEVEFSIGVNDTDSTFRWVLDFGDGETIEGNSTRVRHTYTSEGTYIPVLTVYDPWGANGTCIGGVNVQYNEKPTAGFTYSPEGAKAGESVTFTEVSDDPDGSIAGWFWDFGDGSTSTERNPSHRYDSPGTYTVKLTVSDNAGLKAIASKTLSIRPQNELPTAGFEASPAEPKAGQEVSFTDTSTDPDGRVVSWSWDFGDGTTSSEAEPVHVYSSSGNYTVTLTVRDDKGGEDTIKASILVEKAPETTTTPKEKETRTETPSGTESQTDTPEVGTPGTETSRPSPTSGSAGATCGVGVLALLAVLPIILRRRRSS from the coding sequence ATGAAAAGAAGAGAATTCCTCGGCGTTTTTGTCCTCGCGGTTATGCTGTTCTCCCTTGGAGTTCCCGGCGCTGGTGCGTGGCAGGCCGACCTGATCTCCGGGCTGAGGGGAGGGACTGTGGTTGCCGACGAGGAAATAATCATAGGTGACCGGAAGGACGTTATGTACGTTTATGAGGACGAAAAGGGAGAGCTCATGAGGAGCTTTGACCGCGCGTTCCAGAAGTGGGACGAGATGGCGGCCGGAGACGTCAACGGCGACGGGAAGGCCGAAATAGTCCACGCCGACAGGAGCGCCGACAAGATATACGTCTACGACCTTAACGGGAGGGTACTGAGCAAAAGGAGCACCGACTTCGAGGTGGGGGACGACATAGCCGTCGGCGACCTGAACGGGGACGGGAGAGCGGAGATAGTCCACGCGGACAGGAGCAACTGGATAAAGATTTACACCGGAGAGCTGAGCCTCCTTAACTCCTTCAAGGTGGAGCAGTTCGCGGACGGCGATTCGATAGCAATAGGCGACCTAAACGGGGACAGGAAAGGGGAGATAATCCACGCCGACGACAGCGAGAACCTGATCACAGTTTATGACATGTACGGCAACGCGCTGATGAGCTTCTCCGTGGATGACTACTTCGACCTCAAGCCAAGGGACGAGATGGCTACCGGAGACGTTAACCTGGATGGGGTTGACAAGATAGTCATAGCCACCAGAGACACGCCCAACCAGGGTGTCCACATATTCTACGCCGACCTGGGCAGGGGGAAGGCCGGGGAGATAGGCAAGTTCACGATGACCTTCAAGAAGGGCGACAGGATAGCCGTCGGAGACGTCAACACCGACGTGGCAGAGGAAATAGTGTGGGCCTCACAGAGCGGGAAGGTCAAGGTGTTTAACATGGCCGGCGACATGCTCAACGGGCCGGAGGGGTTTAAGACCAAGTTCACCTACGGGGCGGGATTAGCGATTGGCGACCTCGACGGGAACTCCATAAAGGTCGGAACGCCCAGTAAGGCCACCATGTACGTGGACAAAAAGCTCATAGCGGTCATAAACGCCCCGCCCGTGGACTACGACGTCATAAACGAGACCGGCCTCTTCTACTCCCAGTACAGGACGACCACGAGCAGCACGATTAAAGGCTCCGTGAAGTCTGTCTCGGACACCACCATAAGCACGGGGCTGAGCCTGAGCGGGAGCATTCCGGGACTGAGCATCAGCGCGAACCTCGACTTCTCAGCACAGCAGACCCTCCAGAGGGAGAGGGGAGATGCCTACACCGAGGAGATATCCTACGAGATAACCGCCGACATGAGCGATGGGGCGCTCTACGTAACGACTGCCTACGACGTTTACGAGTTCCCCATAATAGACCCGCCCGAACTCGCGGTGATAGACGGTGAGCAGCAGTACATACTCGTGACCGTTCCGAGGGGGCCACCGGTGGTTTCGTTCCTGGAATATGAGTCTCCAATACACAGGATAGGGGACATAACGACCTACCCCGAGAGACCAGAGAGCCTCATCGGCTACGACGTGAACACCGTCCTCGGGAGCTTTACGATGGAGGCCGGAGAGGTCGGCAAGAGATACGAGAGGCTCATGCGTCAGCTCAACTGGGAGAGGAGCACCAACAGCTTCAAGACGACGGTCTCAGCCGGCCTGGTGACCTCTGGAGGGGCCTTCCTTCAGGGGACCCAGTACATCAAGGGCACGTACTCCAGCGAGAAGGTCGTTACCCACGAGGTTTCGTTCTCCAACGAGACGAAGATAGTGGTCGAGTACAGGGGAAGGATAGGCGAGCCGGAGAAGAGGTACACCGTTACCGGGTACATTTACCGGGACGTTGAGGAGGGCTACCTCGTCCTCGACTACGTCGTCAGCGACATGGGGGACTACTACTGGAACAGGAAGTGGAGCCCGATCCTCATAGACCTCGGACTCTTCCAGCTGAGCTACGACCTGTTCCTGAGCATGAACGCCCCGCCCAAATGCACACTGAGGACAAGCCCGGAGAGCGGGCAGTTTCCTCTGGAGGTGGAGTTCAGCATAGGGGTGAACGACACGGATTCTACCTTCAGGTGGGTTCTGGACTTCGGGGACGGGGAGACTATAGAGGGCAACTCCACGAGGGTCAGACACACCTACACCTCAGAGGGGACATACATCCCGGTTCTTACCGTCTACGACCCGTGGGGCGCCAACGGTACGTGCATAGGCGGTGTGAACGTCCAGTACAACGAGAAACCAACGGCCGGCTTCACGTACTCACCCGAGGGAGCGAAAGCCGGGGAGAGCGTAACGTTCACGGAAGTCTCCGACGATCCGGACGGAAGTATAGCCGGCTGGTTCTGGGACTTCGGAGACGGGAGCACCTCGACGGAGAGGAACCCAAGCCACCGCTACGATTCCCCCGGAACGTACACGGTTAAGCTCACAGTGAGCGACAACGCCGGTCTGAAGGCCATAGCCTCAAAAACACTGAGTATCCGGCCTCAGAACGAGCTGCCGACTGCGGGCTTTGAGGCATCCCCAGCCGAGCCGAAGGCCGGCCAGGAGGTCAGCTTCACGGACACCTCCACAGACCCGGACGGAAGAGTCGTGAGCTGGAGCTGGGACTTTGGCGATGGAACCACTTCGAGCGAGGCAGAGCCGGTTCACGTATACTCCAGCTCCGGCAACTACACCGTGACGCTGACGGTTAGGGACGATAAGGGCGGGGAGGACACGATTAAGGCCTCAATCCTCGTGGAAAAGGCCCCGGAAACGACCACCACACCGAAGGAAAAGGAGACCAGAACGGAAACACCAAGCGGGACGGAAAGCCAGACGGACACCCCGGAGGTCGGAACACCTGGCACTGAAACGTCGCGGCCCTCACCGACCTCCGGAAGTGCCGGCGCCACGTGTGGCGTTGGGGTCCTGGCACTGCTGGCCGTTCTCCCAATCATTCTTAGGAGGAGGCGCTCCTCCTGA
- a CDS encoding BtpA/SgcQ family protein: MDFERKPLIGMVHLRPLPGSYLYDGDLDGVIEAALRDAKTIEKAGFDAVMVENFGDVPFPKYVDKTTVASFAAVAKAIRDEVSLPLGINVLRNDGIAAYSIAYAVKADFIRVNVLSGVAYTDQGVIEGIAHELARLRKLLPSKIQVFADVHVKHAVHFFDFEDAIRDTVERGLADAVVVSGKATGKPVDVERLALAKKVSPVPVIVGSGTTYDNIPELWRHADGFIVGTWIKRDGKVENEVSLERAERLVYLAKNLRH; this comes from the coding sequence ATGGACTTCGAGAGAAAGCCCCTCATCGGGATGGTTCATCTGAGGCCCCTTCCGGGTTCTTACCTCTACGACGGCGATTTAGATGGAGTGATTGAAGCCGCCTTAAGGGACGCGAAAACTATTGAAAAAGCTGGTTTCGACGCGGTAATGGTCGAGAACTTTGGGGACGTCCCCTTCCCGAAGTACGTGGACAAGACAACCGTGGCTTCATTTGCCGCGGTCGCCAAGGCAATCCGGGACGAGGTTTCGCTCCCGCTGGGAATAAACGTCCTCAGGAATGATGGCATCGCCGCTTACTCCATAGCCTACGCTGTAAAGGCAGACTTCATAAGGGTGAACGTGCTGAGCGGTGTAGCTTACACCGACCAGGGGGTTATAGAGGGTATCGCCCACGAGCTCGCCAGACTGAGAAAGCTCCTTCCCTCAAAAATTCAGGTCTTTGCTGACGTCCACGTCAAGCACGCGGTTCACTTCTTCGACTTCGAGGATGCCATAAGGGACACGGTTGAGAGGGGCCTTGCCGACGCCGTCGTCGTGAGCGGGAAGGCCACGGGAAAGCCTGTTGATGTCGAGAGGCTCGCCCTGGCAAAGAAGGTCTCGCCCGTCCCCGTTATAGTCGGCTCGGGAACGACATACGACAACATCCCCGAACTCTGGAGGCACGCGGACGGGTTCATAGTTGGGACCTGGATAAAGCGCGATGGAAAAGTTGAGAACGAGGTTTCTCTGGAACGGGCAGAGAGACTGGTATATTTGGCGAAAAATCTTCGTCATTGA
- a CDS encoding calcium-binding protein, translating to MGKLTAILLILLILVGLYIYRTNPHIIDDAVHIKDNLGGNGTSGGDTTTETSNQPTLEPGWNDVDGDGTSDVYVGNGLSAVKANGSYVITRDRNGDGVVDAIYIDTTGDGNLDTAYLDSDYDGKTDTWITELNGVKSYSWDMDGNGIPDVYDTNGDGKADAWDLNGDGIIDERDVDYDGNPDLHDYDFDGVFDEFEGSITIYPPENGSEAGFTCPDNREDAYRLYVQAYNNVTKLMAENQSSDEAVEAYEFYLKARECYESLSTSTTSSPSQVTGTLGEVHRVTLDTDGAAAVRFSTGEVVESFGGKDVDLSAEPWCVEYPALLGHYVDLGEMSLEEVTVDEVPSSGYPSDEVSGEIKAGHVYANRNADGTYTVFALVSHEKTGDCSHRITIAYRNVEG from the coding sequence ATGGGTAAACTCACCGCAATTCTGCTGATACTCCTCATCCTCGTGGGCCTCTACATCTACCGCACTAACCCGCACATAATAGACGACGCTGTTCACATAAAGGACAACCTGGGTGGAAACGGGACGTCTGGAGGGGACACAACAACGGAAACATCGAACCAGCCAACGCTGGAACCGGGCTGGAACGACGTTGACGGAGACGGGACTTCAGACGTTTACGTCGGAAACGGCCTCTCGGCTGTAAAAGCCAACGGGAGCTACGTAATAACTCGTGACAGGAACGGCGATGGAGTAGTTGATGCGATATACATTGACACCACCGGCGACGGGAACCTCGATACCGCGTACCTCGACAGCGACTACGACGGAAAGACCGACACCTGGATAACCGAGCTGAACGGGGTTAAGAGCTACTCCTGGGACATGGACGGGAACGGTATCCCCGACGTCTACGACACCAACGGTGACGGGAAGGCCGACGCGTGGGATCTCAACGGTGATGGAATCATAGACGAGAGGGACGTTGACTACGACGGGAACCCCGATCTTCACGACTACGACTTCGACGGGGTCTTCGACGAGTTTGAGGGCAGTATCACGATTTACCCGCCTGAAAACGGGAGTGAAGCGGGTTTCACGTGCCCCGACAACAGGGAGGACGCCTACAGGCTCTACGTTCAGGCCTATAACAACGTTACTAAACTGATGGCTGAAAACCAGTCGAGCGATGAAGCCGTGGAGGCCTACGAGTTCTACCTGAAGGCGAGGGAGTGCTACGAGTCGCTCTCGACCTCAACTACCTCCTCACCGAGCCAGGTAACCGGGACTCTGGGAGAAGTTCACCGGGTAACCCTCGACACCGATGGGGCCGCGGCGGTCAGGTTCTCTACCGGCGAGGTCGTGGAGAGTTTTGGCGGGAAAGACGTTGACCTCTCCGCTGAGCCATGGTGCGTTGAGTATCCGGCTTTGCTCGGCCACTACGTTGACCTCGGAGAGATGAGCTTGGAGGAAGTTACCGTGGATGAGGTACCCTCCTCGGGCTATCCGAGCGACGAGGTGAGCGGTGAGATAAAGGCCGGCCATGTCTACGCTAACAGGAACGCCGACGGAACCTACACGGTCTTCGCCTTGGTGAGCCATGAGAAGACCGGCGACTGCTCCCACAGGATCACGATAGCTTACAGGAACGTAGAGGGGTGA